Part of the Ictalurus furcatus strain D&B chromosome 10, Billie_1.0, whole genome shotgun sequence genome, GTTCCGTTTCTGACCTCCAATTTCCAAAATGTCCCAATGGCTTTGCCAGGAAATCAGATGCCCCACATTTTTATCAAGCTCCGCTGCTTTTGTGGCTTCGTCCCCAAGTCTTTGTCTAATTTCTGCAgcgcaggcaaaaaaaaaaaaaaagccctacaGTTCAGTGTGCACATTTCAATAAGGCCATTTCaggctcacaaaaaaaaaaaacacaacatgaaaGAGATTCTGCTGAAAAATAGTGAAAAGGAGAACAAACACCATGAGCAGTGAATGGAAATGATGAAATCTGATTACAGTCCAGACTATTACATTACAAATAGACATTTGATCATGAAAGGTTCTTAAAATGGTCTACCAAATGATCACACAGAACGAACACAATATATATCACTCGCTTGGAGAATCAATTTGGATTAGGTCAAGGAAATGTAATCCTTCTTAATCCCTAAGCGAAGGTGAGTCAATCCCAATAAACAGAGCTGACCAGCATGGCTACTGTTCTTGATTCCTCATTAGAGAACTGCAGCCAGGGTGTTGAGAGcgataaagagagagatcctCTGTTGTTGGGATACCTGGTCGTAAGTGAAATGTAGATTCAACATTTAAATggtgcatttatatagcgcttttatccaaaacgcattacactgtgtttcattcatccactcacacaccaatggtagcagagctgccatgcaaggcgctaagcttgccatcgggagcaacttgggaatcttgcccaaggacacttcggcatgtggagtcatgcaggccgggaatcaaaccgccaaccctacgattagtggacactCCACTCTACTACGTGAGCCACAGGCGCCCAGTACAACATTTAGCAAAATGCGTTGtgcaaaatgcaaaatgaatcTTGTCTATCAGGACAAGATTCATATCTGAGGTGCAAGACTCCATTCACTTTTTTTGTTCCCCTCCCTTTTCAGTTCTGCAATACCACATGTTAACTGCAGGGAGCACTGTTGCTCTGTGCAATCTCTGCTACTAATCCAACTATTTTTCCACTAAACAATGAGCACTATGCCTGTGgcagtcatacacacacacacacacacacacacacacacacacacacacacacacacacgtttgcctTACTATCCTTGCAAGGACCTTCAGTTGACATCAATTGTTAATTAATGCAGTTGATTAATGCTATTCCTATACCTAAATCTAATCAAAAGGAAATCTCTTGTCTtgtcagtttttttaaaaaaaatatatagaactGCAGATGTTgttcaaacaaacagacaaacaaacaaacaaacaaaacaaaacaaattaagaGGACCAgacaaatgtccccacaatgGAAAAAGGGTCAGGTATTTATATctttttgcccccccccccctccccaaataaataaataaataaataaataaataaataaataaataaaacaaaatacagcttccattgacataattaataattaacactATACCTGTCCTACCTACCTgtccgacccccccccccccgccaaaaaaaaaatcacctctGATCTTgaacacgcacacgcacacacacacacacacacacacacacacacattattgtcTTACTTTCCCTGTGAGGACCCTCCACTGACAGATTAACACTGAATAAAACAACTGTTAAAAAACTGAAGACAGGAATTAGTTTAATTTTGCACAAAAGAGCATTATTGtggtaataataaaattataataatcgtTTTTAATAATGAGTGATGCACCAACACAGACAGAACGCATATGAATATTACAGATAATTATACCTCTGACCCAGCTGAGCTTTCATACTAAATCATGAGAAAAATACCCAAATGTGTAATGACTAGGAGGACTAATCTTTAAAACTCCCTAATTATTGATGAGTAATAATGTCAGAGAGAATAGTGTCAGAAAAGccttatataaaataatgacattaaaGCAAAGATGGAAGAAACAGGGCTAGCTGAAGAGACTCAAATGTGATCATTTTTAtcccacattattattaatatttataatgttaGCCAACCAACAGGTCTATACTGAATTATTCAGGCATAAAGCTGACTTTAAAACACTGTCTATGCTTTGTCTCAGACTCAGGAAGCTGAAAGGAGGGAGCTGTCATTATACATTATTTCTCACTTCAACTGGATAAGGGTTGATTTAAGGGCGTTTTCACACTTGGCTCAAATACCTGGCCCGACTCTGCACACAAGATTCATCATCGCAGATTTGTTTTCACACAATTTCCTTCCAACTTGCAGATCAGTTGTGCAGTGTTATACATGTTATACATCTCTTCtgatgtgtgtgcagtttttaaaaagaaaaaaagagagagaataggtacatccttttactgttttatcaatataatttaaatatttcactatTTCTTTTATTAGTGTTTCTGTATATTTGACAGGGGTTACTGTTACTGCTCAAGTTACTGTTTGTGCAGAGTGTTGCATGCATTGTACATGTCTGTTTTGGTTACCTCTGATCTGTGTGGTGTCCTCTGACCTGCTAAAAAATATTGCTCCTACAGACGTACATGTCCaatgagtgtatgaatttttgtgtgcatggtgtcctgtgatggactggcatcagATCCAAACTGAATTCCTGTCTAGCACCAAATGTACTGTACCCAGGTCAGGCTCTGGACCCTTTACTttgcagttactgaagatgaagaccAGGTGGCCCAAATATTTGCCGGAGTACACTCGGGCTGTACACTCACTGTTTTCACATGCAACAAATGTACTGAACTACACATGCATAGAACCGTCTCTCTGGAACAAAGGTCATATTTCAATATAGGCTAAAGCCTTGATTTGCTTGTGTAGAATATGTACAAATGTGACAATATCTGCAAGCTGAGATACTAAGTTCTATGAAGGAtcacatccttcaaatttcTGTTTTGTGCATTAATACTGCATGTTGCATACTGTTGACTGTTCACTTCTGACTGGCCAGaagatgtttattattttttttagaacagcagctctgatagagGTTCTAGCTGcagggtttatattaatgaacttGTTCTAATATATCTAATATGCAAAATTGATTCTATATTATGAACATAttcagggacttgtatagtggaCATTCCACCTAAatggattacaaaaaaaaaaaaaaatgacaaaaacgtTTTCGgcgatgtttatttagcatttatggaaggagtctccagtgccagcattTTGTAACAGCATGTAAAGTTGTAAATTTCCAACATgcaaaagtcttcaggatggaggactttattgttttctttttcctgtaacatgacaagctgcattttttaactcttcttattaactttaagagagagaaaaaagaggttGGGGAAGGAACAACTGTGTATAGCTGTACAACCTTTTtgttgcagatgttccacaaagTTAAATTTAACTATCAACTGATAATTTTGGGACATGCtggtaaaagaaaataatcaaatttggggtgctaacagtaactctgttttATGTCAGGGCATGTCAAACTATGccagtgttgattatttttctatagcaGCATGCCCTgttgtgctttattccttacatgtgtaatgtatatatgcattaatatataatttgGAGGTCTCTATGTAAATAGATTCATTTTGCAAATGAACGTCACTCTGAGAATGATAATTGTGTGTGTCAATATGACCAAAGGGCAGGTATTAAGTGGTATAAGCCCTGCTTAAACCACATGCATGACCAATTTATTAGATTGCACACATAAATTATATGGGATATTTGAACACATGGAAGAGAGTGTGAGAAGCTGAGAGTAGTAAATGTTTGCAGAGGAGAAGAGGTTTCAAGTTTAAGTTCTTTACCCTAAAGTCTAGGTAACCATTAAGCATTATGGAAGCTCTCAATTATACGATACATATTGTAATGCTACATTACTGTGTGTACAATGTCTATCATCTAGATTCACAACACAACGAGCTGTTGAGCTCATTTGTTATGTGTTCTCATATTTCATTAAAGGTGAATCACCTTGACCCTAAACATGTGGAATCTCATAGATGCCCAATATGAGTACTAAGAGGATCTTTTTTTGTGGAAGAACTGGCTAATATAACTTCTAATCAATAATAGCTCttgtgacttcctgtttgtgtACCCACCTTTAGgttatgtgtatataaatgtcATTTACACATGAGAGTTAACATAAGCTGAAGTACTCTgtactaaaactaaaactaaaaactgTCTTTTAAAGAGTGCCCATTTGGTTTGGAGTTGCATAATTCCGTGTTGTTTTAGTGAATTGAAACTGGCTGAAAGTGCTATTCTTTCACACTTAATACCAAGAATAGCTAGAAGCCCCGTTAAATACTGTTCCAGCTATTCctggatattttatttgtttctatGAAAGTCTTCATTAGCCACTTCAGCGTTGGAGGTGGAGCAGTGATAAAGAGCCAGAAGATGGACAGAGTGGCCCATTTTAGACAGTATTAGGCACCTGATCGATGCCAAAATTTCCAGTACATGAAAGAGGACTAGTGACACAGTTTACGAAACATAGCAAGAGGAGTGAGTGTATTTGTATGTTGTTGTATCTTAGTGGAGATCAAATGTCCcaacaaggataggaatatctgacagttttgactttTTGGGGACATTTAGCTGGAGTCCATGAGGaaaatggctttttaaaaaatccctgcagcttttatttcctttggTTACTGAAGTTAAGGTTCGGGGTTAGATTGAGGCGTAACATAGCAATAATtagttgtaataataattatgtcaatggaaggtaCTCACAAGAGGACCAATTATCTCCACATgaataggaatatctgacagtatTGCAGTATTGATCTCacggggacatttggctggtccccatgaggaacactgctttaaaaatcttcatttatttttatttagaaaaaaagcaaaaccaaATGAAGCcaaaatgcttcattttggTTACTAAATTTAAGgctagggtgtgtgtgtgtgtgtgtgtgtgtgcgcgtgcatgtgCGTGCGCACACTTACTCCTCCAGGGAGATGTTGGAGTAGATAAATGTGTGTGCCGGTCGAGTGGTCTCCATCCAAACCAAGCTGGTATTTAAGAGCCTCTTCTCCAGGACGGACTCAACGGCCATCTGGGGAACGATCTCTACCACTGTCCAACACCTGTATGAGAAGGACAGAAcacgagaaagaaaaagagacataTTTTTCATTCTCTACCTCTCAGGGGATTTCTGACTTTCTCAGTGAAAGTGGAACATTCTTCCTTTAGAACAAAGagataatgaataaaacaaatgaataagcATTGTAAATTTGTTCTTGAAACTGCTTAATGAACACAAGATCAGATGTGATTATTTCCCTTGTGTTGGGGTAAATATAGTACatgatttatattataatacattaagAGCTTGTACACCTGTTTAATACCTCACTATTAATCACAAATGTAGGAACCTTGTGTTTTGATAAATCCACTGGATTATTCTTTGCTTTGGTCCTCCATAGGTTTATCCCCTCACAGGTTATAAACACAGCAAGCGTGTTAGGCTAAGTCAAATTTTGAGCTAAAATTAGTATGTACAGGAGGCAACTGTTTCAGTGCCTTAGTAATATGCAGTAATTGTAGAAACATATGCTGTGTGAATTATTAGGAAATATTTAATACCAGCAACAGCCGtgcacacaattttttttcttaactatTATATTAAATACGGGTTATATATTGCAATGCAGGTTAAAGCAGTCTTGAACATTTATGCTCTGATCTGGAGGAGATAGTGTCTGTGTCTGAAAGCACACTAGTTTTCTGTCATGGCTTGAATTACATAAGCTAATATAAGCATCTATTACAGTATATCACCATGTTATGCCAATACCActaccaatcagccataacattaaaaccactggcaggtgaagtgaataacattgattatctcattacccTGGCACCTATCAAGGGGTGGGATCTATTAGAGAGCACGTGAACAGTCAGTATTCAAAGTTGATAAGTTGGAAGGacaaatgggcaagtgtaaggatctgagcaactttgacaaagactaaattgtgatggctaaaAGGCAGGTCTTGTGGGTTGTTCCCGTTATATAgtgttagtacctaccaaaaatggtccaaggaaggacaaccggtgaaccggtgacagggtcatgggtgccaaaggctcattgatgtttgtggggagtgaaggctagcccgtctggtccaatcccacatcATAAATTGGAGAAAAAGTTCATGGTGGCTATGATGGAAAGAGCATTGCAGCTTACAGAGTATGGGGCTGCATACTTGCAGACCGGTCACAGTGCCCATGTTAACGCCTGTCCAACCACAGTGGGCATGTGAGTATCAGAACtagaccatggagcagtggaaggaGGTGGCCTGTCTGATTAATAATGTCTTCCTTTatatcatgtggatggccagtTGTGTGTGCGTTGCTTAACGGGGGAAGAGATGCCACCATGATGCACTacgggaagaaggcaagccggcagatgcagggtgatgctctgggcaatgttctgctgggaaaccttactaatgttactttgacatttacaacctacctaaacattgttacagaccaagtacacctcttcattgCAATGGTactccctaatggcagtggcctctttcagcaggataacgcgacatgccacactgcaaaaagcATTCGGGAATGGTTTGAGTAACATGACAAAgcgttcaaggtgttgatttggcctccaaattccccagatctcaatccaatagAGTATaagtgggatgtgctggacaaacaagtcagatccATGGCGGctccaccttgcaacttacaggacttaaaggatctgctgctaacgtcttggtgctagataccacagcacaccttcagaggtcttgtggagtacatgccttgatgggtcagagctgttttggtggcacaagcggaacctacacaatattaggcaagtggttttaatgttatggctgatctgtgtatttgCATGGTACTCTGTATTCAATCATTTTGCCTTAAAGTTGGTCATTAATTAATcaatacatttctttattaGACTCTCTAACCCAGTCTATATTAAAAGCTTCAAATTTATTTCCCTGACATTTTTTTGGCTTGGCCAAATATGAAAGACGTCTTTGCTTTTTAAGGTTATTATTCTTGGAGATCAGGTACACTGCCATCCTCCTGCTGCTTACATAATCACAGTCCAGTGGTCAAAGAGAAGTCATTATCACAGGACACGAGTGTCTGTGTTCATAGCTCATCTCCGTGTGCCAAAAGGCTTGGCTTTAGCCATGCTACCTGGGTGTTCCACACAAAGCGGATTATCCTCAGACCTGTGCCTCTCTCGCCATCACTCGGCAAGAATCgagagagaaaatgggtcaGTGCCAGCCATCAGCATGCAGCTGCCGCATATTAATGACAAAGTCGGTCTGTGACAGATGAGGTCGTCTCACAAGggctctttctttgtctctttctctctctgtgccttcTATTTccatttctctcacacactctctgtgtTCAACTCTCTCCAATAGCAGTATCCACTCTCTTCACCTCTTTTTCTATTTCAGATTTCTCTGAACCTACACCTGCACTCTTATTCACTCCAACTCtctgagataaataaataaatgtagatgtGCAATGCTGGAAGTGAGCACTGGGAGCAGTTCAGAAGGGACCTTGTTCTGACTGCAGGAAATCAGTAGACAGTATATGGCAAACAGTATAATCCAGGCCAGCCAATGTTCCTTCCCTGCATTCCTATCGTACAGGCTTTATGAACTAAGTGTTTGTGTGCCGAGTACAAGGATAAGAAATCAATAGCACTGCATGGCCTGGAATAAATGCCAAAACAACCTTAAAGATTTAGGATTTGGACTGGAATGGAGCAGTAAACTGGTAGAGGAGTAGCACTAAGATGGACAGATTGATAGCATGATGAAATCTAAGACAAATGTAGAGACTGGATATGTGGAAACCACTCATAATAAACTGCAATATATCCTGCAGCTGTCAGAAattcaaatgtaaatgattagtttaaatatatttcccatTTTTATTACATCTCCCAGATGAATGGTGATGAAATATTCTGTTATATTCTGTATCTAAGAAATAGCTTGAACAGGTAGAATAACATGCCCTGTGGCTGTACCTAGAATCAAGATAAAAGGCCTATTTTTGAACAGAGACCAATAGCTGCAGAAAGAAAGAGCTCCTGAGTCATGACGAACctcaaactgaattgaaaacaaaagaactctGATGCTATAAGGTGGCACTTTAGCTCAAGGAGAGAGAAAGCGCTATTGAAAGTAGAAACCACTAGAACTTAATCAATAAGAATATTAATTATTTCAAAGAAACAGAAGCTCATACTCATCATTCTCATGGACATGTAGCAATGAGGTTTGTGACAGCTGAGAAATGGATAAGAAAACAACATGAGAGCCTATCATCTGTCCTTCAGGAGGAATAAGAGAGCTGACACTAACCATAAAACCTTAGATCAGACCAAAATGCTCCTTCCATAGCTAGTGAAATAGCTAGTGAAACTATCCTTAAAGCACTTGTCTTCACAAAAGCAGCAGTGATTTCAAACCATGTGTATTTTAACATGCACTAATAACCGGAGTGCTGCTACTTGGCACCTTATTCTAGCTTTAAATGGAGTGCCTTGAGGTCCATCTCTGTGTATCGTTATAAACACCTCTGGATTTATGAAACACCTCATGATGTGTGACTTCTTGATGGCCTTTCAGTTTGTTTAGAAGACTCCATTTTCCATCAGGGCTGCATGGTGAATTTTCCCACTCAGACCACAGTGGTGGAGGGGGCACTTGGGATTACATTCTGATGACAAATAAGGCAAGGTGGAATGCAATACCTCATCAGTGTTAGGCAACTCAGACAGAGTCCCGCGGTGATCAATGTGCAGCCAACGGTCATTAACAATTTAGCTGCGTCTGCTCTGGCTCCCCGCTTGCTCATTGATGACTCAATTATAGGCTGTGCAGAGAAGTATCCACCTATAGCAAACTGAATAAAAACCAGGGGGTATTAGTTATGTCATTTGTCAGAGCATTCCCTCACCTCGCATATGACAAAGAAATCGTTAAACTGCAGAGTAGAAGAATGGGAAGCTCAGCATTAGGAAACATCAGTATTACAGAGGGACTCACTGTGTTAGTCTGTATGTCAACACAGTCTGCTAACAGTATTGATGGGTTTAGAGCACTGACAATAAGGATCGTATAAGGA contains:
- the si:ch211-51h4.2 gene encoding uncharacterized protein si:ch211-51h4.2, whose protein sequence is MSKRGARADAAKLLMTVGCTLITAGLCLSCLTLMRCWTVVEIVPQMAVESVLEKRLLNTSLVWMETTRPAHTFIYSNISLEESEKAGEIAIIPLTKYQAVHVWRIMDSTRCWKHSFEILVHVDMIASHNSCRFQVYVQAVNLLFYHIPKMFYWIQIW